In Agromyces sp. G08B096, a genomic segment contains:
- a CDS encoding APC family permease translates to MNDPSWTQVVKAVEPEQPELKRALGPGLLLLFIVGDILGTGIYALTGQVAAEVGGAAWVPFLLAFAVATVTAFSYLELVTKYPQAAGAALYTHKAFGVHFFTFLVCFIVMTSGITSASTASRAFAANLAVAFPVPDDTLTTMLIALAFIALIMLVNLRGVTESIWLNVVLTLVELSGLLIVIFIGMWAIAGGNADWSRVVAFETPEDKGILLAVSTATSLAFFAMVGFEDSVNMAEETKDPSRIFPKILLSGLAITAVVYVLVSITVVALVPIGDLVGSETPLVTAVQAAAPGFPIADLVPFISMFAVANTALINMMMASRLLYGMSRQQVLPPFLAKVAPRRRTPWAAILFTSVLAAGLIVYVSLDAEGSIVALLGGTTSLLLLTVFAVVNVAVLVLRRQPVDHRHFRTPVVLPVIGAITCLFLVFPWTSGRPSGQYGIALGLLGVGVVLWMIERIYTAMARRREAGQRSG, encoded by the coding sequence ATGAACGATCCGTCCTGGACGCAGGTCGTCAAGGCCGTCGAGCCGGAACAGCCCGAGCTGAAGCGGGCGCTCGGCCCGGGACTGCTGCTGCTGTTCATCGTGGGAGACATCCTCGGCACCGGCATCTATGCGCTGACCGGTCAGGTTGCGGCGGAGGTCGGCGGGGCCGCATGGGTGCCGTTCCTGCTCGCGTTCGCGGTGGCGACGGTGACGGCGTTCTCCTATCTGGAGCTCGTCACCAAGTATCCCCAGGCGGCCGGCGCCGCCCTGTACACGCACAAGGCGTTCGGCGTGCATTTCTTCACCTTCCTCGTGTGCTTCATCGTGATGACCTCCGGCATCACGTCCGCGTCGACGGCGTCGCGCGCGTTCGCGGCGAACCTGGCGGTCGCGTTCCCGGTTCCGGATGACACGCTGACGACGATGCTCATCGCGCTGGCATTCATCGCGCTCATCATGCTGGTGAACCTCCGCGGCGTGACCGAGAGCATCTGGCTGAACGTGGTCCTCACCCTCGTCGAGCTGTCGGGGCTGCTCATCGTCATCTTCATCGGCATGTGGGCGATCGCGGGCGGCAACGCCGACTGGTCGCGGGTCGTGGCGTTCGAGACCCCCGAGGACAAGGGCATCCTGCTCGCCGTCAGCACCGCCACCTCGCTCGCGTTCTTCGCGATGGTCGGCTTCGAGGACTCCGTCAACATGGCGGAGGAGACGAAGGACCCCAGTCGGATCTTCCCGAAGATCCTGCTCAGCGGGCTCGCCATCACGGCGGTGGTGTACGTCCTGGTGTCGATCACGGTCGTCGCGCTGGTGCCGATCGGCGACCTGGTCGGCAGCGAGACGCCCCTCGTGACCGCGGTCCAGGCCGCTGCCCCCGGCTTCCCGATCGCCGATCTGGTGCCGTTCATCTCGATGTTCGCGGTCGCGAACACGGCACTCATCAACATGATGATGGCGAGCCGGCTGCTCTACGGCATGAGCCGGCAGCAGGTGCTGCCGCCGTTCCTCGCGAAGGTCGCCCCGAGGCGGCGCACGCCGTGGGCCGCGATCCTCTTCACGAGCGTTCTCGCCGCCGGCCTGATCGTGTACGTGTCGCTCGACGCGGAAGGGTCGATCGTGGCGCTGCTCGGCGGCACGACGTCGCTGCTGCTGCTCACCGTGTTCGCGGTCGTGAACGTGGCCGTGCTCGTGCTGCGTCGGCAGCCCGTCGATCACCGTCACTTCCGGACGCCGGTGGTGCTCCCCGTGATCGGGGCGATCACCTGCCTCTTCCTGGTGTTCCCGTGGACGTCAGGACGGCCATCCGGGCAGTACGGCATCGCACTCGGGCTGCTCGGCGTCGGCGTCGTGCTCTGGATGATCGAACGGATCTACACGGCGATGGCGCGACGGCGGGAAGCCGGCCAGCGGTCAGGGTGA
- a CDS encoding MurR/RpiR family transcriptional regulator: MTAASAQPASVAEAIRRGLGDCTPAERKVGRVLLASYPSAGFETVAKLAARAGVSGPTVVRFANRLGYSGFPEFQQALRDDLDQRSASPLSIYDRAREAAGEQQQSPEGGVLERAAATTVQTVDATFRRLAPHDFDACVELLADAKGSVWLAGGRYSGLLARFLAQHLLQLRPRVAMLPDDPSTRAAVVAGLGRADALVVFDYRRYEESTRSLVEHVRAQRVPVVLFTDAWLSPIASEADVVVQSETTSASPFDAMTPALALVEAVIAGCLERLGDRATERMRRIERSASQLGLY; the protein is encoded by the coding sequence ATGACCGCAGCGAGCGCGCAGCCGGCATCGGTGGCGGAGGCGATCCGCCGCGGCCTCGGCGACTGCACCCCCGCCGAGCGCAAGGTCGGGCGGGTCCTCCTCGCCTCCTACCCGTCGGCCGGCTTCGAGACCGTGGCGAAGCTCGCGGCACGGGCGGGCGTCAGCGGCCCGACGGTCGTGCGGTTCGCCAACCGGCTCGGGTACAGCGGCTTCCCCGAGTTCCAGCAGGCCCTGCGCGACGACCTCGACCAGCGGTCGGCCTCGCCGCTGTCGATCTACGACCGTGCGCGGGAGGCCGCGGGGGAGCAGCAGCAGAGCCCCGAGGGCGGCGTGCTCGAGCGGGCGGCGGCGACCACGGTGCAGACGGTGGATGCCACGTTCCGGCGCCTCGCCCCGCACGACTTCGACGCCTGCGTCGAACTGCTCGCGGACGCCAAGGGGTCGGTGTGGCTGGCCGGCGGACGCTACAGCGGACTGCTCGCGAGGTTCCTCGCCCAGCATCTGCTGCAGCTGCGACCGCGGGTGGCGATGCTGCCCGACGACCCGAGCACGCGGGCCGCGGTGGTCGCCGGCCTCGGCCGAGCAGACGCGCTCGTCGTCTTCGACTACCGCCGCTACGAGGAGTCGACGCGGTCGCTCGTCGAGCACGTGCGCGCGCAGCGCGTGCCGGTGGTGCTGTTCACCGATGCGTGGCTGTCGCCGATCGCGTCGGAGGCGGACGTCGTGGTGCAGTCGGAGACGACCTCGGCGTCGCCGTTCGATGCCATGACCCCGGCGCTCGCGCTCGTCGAGGCCGTGATCGCGGGATGCCTCGAGCGCCTCGGCGACCGCGCGACCGAGCGGATGCGCCGCATCGAGCGCTCGGCGTCGCAGCTCGGTCTCTACTGA
- a CDS encoding M20 family metallopeptidase — MAGPMPGGAVTPARPAGADLLAAARRLDAAFRRDLEAAVSIDSGSWSPDGVGRMAAWAADRLTADGFLVERIPTPETAGARFADVVVGRRRGTGSARVLLFAHLDTVFADGVAAERPYRVSGDRAYGPGVCDDKGGLVAGLTAARVLAETGWDGYGELVLAFTPDEEVGSPASRDILAALASESDVALCLECARENGDLVGARKGVADLRVTVRGRAAHSGVEPERGVNAAVEAAHLVLEFQGLSATRPGLTVNVGRVRSGSRPNIVPDGAELQVEVRAERTDDLLAAFDAFDDRAARPVVTGAAVSIERLDVCPPLEPAATDALAAVARRVGKELGLAFEIARTGGASDANFVAATGVPTLDGLGPVGGGDHGVDEWLDLASVPERVALLAGVIAECCR, encoded by the coding sequence ATGGCGGGTCCGATGCCGGGCGGTGCCGTCACGCCCGCCCGCCCGGCCGGCGCCGACCTGCTGGCGGCGGCGAGACGCCTCGACGCGGCGTTCCGGCGAGACCTCGAGGCGGCGGTGTCCATCGATTCCGGCTCCTGGAGCCCCGACGGCGTCGGCCGGATGGCCGCGTGGGCGGCCGACCGGCTGACCGCCGACGGCTTCCTGGTCGAGCGGATCCCGACGCCCGAGACGGCCGGGGCGCGGTTCGCCGACGTCGTCGTCGGCCGCAGACGCGGAACCGGGTCGGCGAGGGTGCTGCTGTTCGCGCACCTCGACACGGTCTTCGCCGACGGCGTCGCCGCCGAGCGCCCGTACCGGGTGTCCGGCGACCGGGCGTACGGTCCCGGCGTGTGCGACGACAAGGGCGGTCTCGTCGCCGGCCTGACCGCGGCGAGGGTGCTCGCCGAGACCGGGTGGGACGGCTACGGCGAGCTCGTGCTCGCCTTCACCCCCGACGAGGAGGTCGGGTCGCCCGCGAGCCGGGACATCCTCGCCGCGCTCGCGAGCGAGTCGGATGTCGCGCTCTGCCTCGAATGCGCGCGCGAGAACGGTGATCTCGTCGGCGCCAGGAAGGGGGTGGCGGACCTGCGGGTGACGGTGCGCGGCCGCGCGGCGCACTCCGGCGTCGAGCCCGAGCGCGGGGTCAACGCGGCCGTCGAGGCCGCGCATCTGGTCCTCGAGTTCCAGGGGCTGAGCGCGACACGCCCCGGACTGACCGTGAACGTGGGCCGGGTGCGGTCGGGATCGCGGCCGAACATCGTCCCCGACGGCGCGGAGCTCCAGGTCGAGGTCCGCGCCGAACGCACGGACGACCTGCTCGCGGCGTTCGACGCGTTCGACGACCGGGCGGCGCGACCCGTCGTCACAGGTGCGGCCGTCTCGATCGAGCGGCTCGACGTGTGCCCGCCGCTGGAGCCCGCGGCGACCGACGCGCTCGCCGCGGTGGCCCGCCGTGTGGGGAAGGAGCTCGGGCTGGCGTTCGAGATCGCCCGCACGGGCGGGGCATCCGACGCCAACTTCGTCGCCGCGACCGGGGTGCCGACGCTCGACGGCCTCGGCCCGGTGGGCGGCGGCGATCACGGCGTGGACGAGTGGCTCGACCTGGCGAGCGTCCCGGAGCGGGTGGCGCTGCTCGCCGGCGTGATCGCCGAGTGCTGCCGATGA
- a CDS encoding amino acid ABC transporter ATP-binding protein, translating to MTGTLHTVGAASAPAAVPMIEAADVHKRFGSLEVLKGISLSVQRGQVACLLGPSGSGKSTFLRCINHLEKIDAGVIRVAGQTVGYAERSGRLHELREAEVARQRRRVGMVFQRFNLFPHMTALENVIEAPTQVLGQSKAAARERALELLERVGLAEKAGAYPSALSGGQQQRIAIARALAMDPEVMLFDEPTSALDPELVGDVLDVMRGLAASGMTMVVVTHEIGFAREVGDTAVFMDGGVVVEQGTPAEVLGNPREARTQSFLSKVL from the coding sequence TGACCGGCACGCTCCACACCGTCGGTGCCGCCTCGGCGCCGGCCGCCGTCCCGATGATCGAGGCCGCCGACGTGCACAAGCGCTTCGGCTCGCTCGAGGTCTTGAAGGGCATCAGCCTTTCGGTGCAGCGCGGCCAGGTGGCATGCCTTCTCGGGCCGAGCGGCTCCGGCAAGTCGACGTTCCTCCGGTGCATCAACCATCTCGAGAAGATCGACGCCGGGGTGATCCGCGTCGCCGGGCAGACGGTGGGCTACGCCGAACGCAGCGGCCGGCTGCACGAGCTCCGCGAGGCGGAGGTCGCACGGCAGCGACGGCGCGTCGGCATGGTGTTCCAGCGCTTCAACCTCTTCCCGCACATGACGGCCCTCGAGAACGTGATCGAGGCGCCCACGCAGGTGCTCGGTCAGTCGAAGGCCGCGGCGCGCGAGCGAGCCCTCGAGCTGCTCGAACGGGTCGGGCTGGCTGAGAAGGCCGGCGCCTACCCGAGTGCCCTGTCGGGAGGCCAGCAGCAGCGCATCGCGATCGCGCGGGCCCTCGCCATGGACCCGGAGGTGATGCTCTTCGACGAGCCGACCTCGGCGCTCGACCCCGAGCTGGTCGGCGACGTGCTCGACGTGATGCGCGGGCTCGCGGCATCCGGGATGACGATGGTCGTGGTCACGCACGAGATCGGCTTCGCGCGCGAGGTCGGCGACACCGCCGTCTTCATGGACGGCGGCGTGGTCGTCGAACAGGGCACGCCGGCCGAGGTGCTCGGCAACCCGCGCGAGGCGCGCACGCAGTCGTTCCTGTCGAAGGTGCTCTGA